A genomic window from Streptomyces sp. NBC_00234 includes:
- a CDS encoding zinc-dependent alcohol dehydrogenase: MSPLSRSLTVERPGLHRLTEGPLPEPGPGEVRVRVAAAGICMSDREVYDGHRDAAYVRYPVVPGHEWSGTVDAVGPGVDPALTGRRTVAEGFRACGRCERCRCGETSLCTAGYDETGFTRPGAFADHVVVPARLLHPLADDADLRAAALLEPAAVVAAAVRAGAPEPGERIAVVGAGTLGLLAVQLLAAVSPGELTVIDPREERAALARDFGASDIRTPKESEELRGRYDLVVETAGAATTAADACLLARRGGRVVLTGMFTPGAVGIDPVHLSLSQLTVRSVFGAPSAAWSYAVRAFTAGILDPAPLITHEFPLERFAEAVALVGAGGPETGKVLLRP, from the coding sequence GTGAGCCCGCTGTCACGGTCGTTGACCGTCGAGCGGCCGGGACTGCACCGCCTCACGGAAGGCCCCCTTCCCGAGCCGGGGCCCGGCGAGGTCAGGGTGCGGGTCGCCGCCGCCGGGATCTGCATGAGCGACCGCGAGGTCTACGACGGCCACCGCGACGCCGCCTATGTCCGCTATCCGGTGGTACCCGGCCACGAGTGGTCCGGGACCGTCGACGCGGTGGGTCCGGGCGTCGATCCCGCACTGACCGGCCGGCGGACGGTAGCGGAGGGCTTCCGGGCCTGCGGGCGGTGCGAGCGGTGCCGCTGCGGTGAGACCTCGCTGTGCACGGCCGGGTACGACGAGACCGGGTTCACCCGGCCAGGCGCCTTCGCCGACCACGTGGTGGTCCCGGCCCGGCTGCTGCATCCGCTGGCCGACGACGCGGACCTGCGGGCCGCCGCCCTGCTGGAGCCGGCCGCGGTGGTCGCCGCGGCGGTGCGAGCCGGGGCACCCGAACCGGGTGAGCGGATCGCGGTGGTGGGCGCCGGGACGCTGGGACTGCTCGCCGTGCAGCTGCTGGCCGCCGTGTCGCCGGGGGAACTGACCGTGATCGACCCGCGGGAGGAACGGGCTGCGCTGGCCCGGGACTTCGGGGCGAGCGACATCCGCACCCCGAAGGAGTCCGAGGAGCTGCGGGGCCGCTACGACCTGGTCGTGGAGACCGCCGGAGCGGCGACCACCGCCGCCGACGCGTGCCTGCTGGCGCGGCGCGGCGGGCGCGTGGTGCTCACGGGCATGTTCACTCCCGGGGCCGTCGGGATCGACCCCGTACATCTGTCGCTGAGCCAGCTCACCGTGCGCAGCGTGTTCGGAGCGCCGTCGGCGGCCTGGTCGTACGCGGTACGGGCGTTCACCGCCGGGATCCTCGATCCGGCGCCGCTGATCACCCACGAGTTCCCGCTGGAGCGTTTCGCGGAGGCCGTGGCCCTCGTCGGGGCCGGGGGTCCGGAGACCGGGAAGGTGCTGCTGCGCCCGTGA
- the chvE gene encoding multiple monosaccharide ABC transporter substrate-binding protein — protein sequence MRIRGAAVAATAVTLGLVLTACGQEARGGSRYRADDGKGGTIGLAMPTKSSERWIADGENMAAQFKKAGYTTDLQYGDDKVENQVAQLENMITKGHRLLVVGAIDGSALSDVLQKAHDAGIPVISYDRLITGTKYVDYYASFDNEKVGELQGQYILDQLELDEPEKGAGETYNIELFAGSPDDNNTKYFWNGAMKVLTPYLKSGQLVVRSKQTRMNQATTLRWDGGTAQKRMDDLISRSYGTEKVDAVLSPYDGISIGIISALKSAGYGGKDLPVVTGQDAELASIKSIIAGEQTQTVFKDTRKLAKQAVQMGDAVLTGKKPEVNNVTDYNNGVKTVPSFLLKPVSIDATNTQLLIDEGYFTKGQLK from the coding sequence ATGCGCATACGCGGAGCCGCCGTGGCCGCAACCGCCGTCACCCTGGGGCTCGTTCTGACCGCCTGCGGCCAGGAGGCCAGAGGCGGAAGTCGCTACCGGGCCGACGACGGCAAGGGCGGCACCATCGGCCTTGCCATGCCCACCAAGTCGTCGGAACGCTGGATAGCCGACGGCGAGAACATGGCCGCGCAGTTCAAGAAAGCCGGCTACACGACCGACCTCCAGTACGGCGACGACAAGGTGGAGAACCAGGTCGCCCAGCTGGAGAACATGATCACCAAGGGGCACCGGCTGCTCGTCGTCGGCGCGATCGACGGCTCCGCGCTCTCCGACGTCCTCCAGAAGGCGCACGACGCGGGGATCCCCGTGATCTCCTACGACCGCCTCATCACGGGCACGAAGTACGTCGACTACTACGCCTCCTTCGACAACGAGAAGGTCGGCGAGCTCCAGGGCCAGTACATCCTGGACCAACTGGAGCTCGACGAACCGGAGAAGGGCGCCGGCGAGACGTACAACATCGAGCTGTTCGCCGGGTCGCCCGACGACAACAACACCAAGTACTTCTGGAACGGCGCCATGAAGGTGCTCACGCCGTACCTGAAGTCCGGGCAGCTCGTGGTCCGCAGCAAGCAGACGCGGATGAACCAGGCCACCACCCTGCGCTGGGACGGCGGCACCGCGCAGAAGCGGATGGACGACCTGATCAGCAGGAGCTACGGCACCGAGAAGGTCGACGCGGTCCTCTCCCCGTACGACGGCATCTCGATCGGCATCATCTCGGCCCTGAAGAGCGCCGGTTACGGCGGCAAGGACCTGCCGGTCGTCACCGGGCAGGACGCCGAGCTGGCCTCCATCAAGTCGATCATCGCGGGCGAGCAGACGCAGACCGTCTTCAAGGACACCCGCAAGCTCGCCAAGCAGGCCGTCCAGATGGGCGACGCGGTCCTCACCGGCAAGAAGCCCGAGGTCAACAACGTGACCGACTACAACAACGGCGTGAAGACCGTGCCGTCCTTCCTGCTGAAGCCCGTCTCCATCGACGCGACGAACACCCAGCTCCTCATCGACGAGGGGTACTTCACCAAGGGCCAGCTCAAGTGA
- the mmsA gene encoding multiple monosaccharide ABC transporter ATP-binding protein, which produces MTRPALEMRSITKTFPGVTALSEVSLTVGAGEIHAICGENGAGKSTLMKVLSGVHPHGSYEGEIRFEGEPVAFRDIRASERHGIVIIHQELALIPHLSIAENIFLGNELRSRRGFIDWNGTLREASRLLARVGLAEKPQTPISDIGVGKQQLVEIAKALSKKVKLLILDEPTAALNDEDSAKLLGLIRELREQGIASIIISHKLGEIREIADSVTILRDGRTIETMTVRESPEAEPELSEDRIIRGMVGRDLDHRFPERTRYEGEHGTALKVSGWTVRHPVDHQRKVVDDVSLTVRRGEIVGIAGLMGAGRTELAMSVFGRSYGSYVAGDVEVNGTAVRTRTVPEAVAAGIAYVTEDRKTYGLNLIDTINRNVSLASLPGMAKRGIVDEHQERLVSERYRASMNIKAPTVFEQVGRLSGGNQQKVVLSKWIHADPEVLILDEPTRGIDVGAKSEIYGVIDQLAAAGKAVLFISSELPELLGMCDRIYTMAEGRLTGEVNRADATQEALMRRMTRQTSENRS; this is translated from the coding sequence GTGACCCGCCCGGCACTGGAGATGCGCTCCATCACCAAGACCTTCCCCGGGGTCACCGCGCTCTCCGAAGTGAGCCTGACCGTCGGCGCCGGGGAGATCCACGCGATCTGCGGCGAGAACGGCGCGGGCAAGTCCACCCTGATGAAGGTCCTCAGCGGGGTTCATCCGCACGGGAGTTACGAGGGCGAGATCCGCTTCGAGGGCGAACCCGTCGCGTTCAGGGACATCCGGGCCAGTGAGCGGCACGGCATCGTGATCATCCACCAGGAGCTGGCGCTCATCCCCCATCTGTCGATCGCCGAAAACATCTTCCTCGGCAACGAACTGCGGAGCAGACGGGGCTTCATCGACTGGAACGGCACCCTGCGCGAAGCCTCGCGGCTGCTCGCCCGGGTCGGGCTCGCGGAGAAGCCGCAGACCCCGATCTCGGACATCGGTGTCGGCAAGCAGCAGCTGGTGGAGATCGCCAAGGCCCTGTCGAAGAAGGTGAAGCTGCTCATCCTGGACGAGCCGACCGCCGCGCTCAACGACGAGGACAGCGCGAAACTCCTCGGCCTCATCCGGGAACTGCGCGAGCAGGGCATCGCGAGCATCATCATCTCCCACAAGCTGGGCGAGATCCGCGAGATCGCCGACTCGGTGACGATCCTCCGCGACGGGCGGACCATCGAGACGATGACGGTGCGGGAGAGCCCGGAAGCGGAGCCCGAGCTGTCGGAGGACCGCATCATCCGCGGCATGGTCGGCCGCGACCTCGACCACCGCTTCCCCGAGCGGACGCGGTACGAGGGCGAGCACGGTACGGCGCTGAAGGTGAGCGGCTGGACGGTCCGGCATCCCGTCGACCACCAGCGCAAGGTCGTCGACGACGTCTCGCTGACCGTGCGCCGGGGCGAGATCGTCGGGATCGCGGGCCTGATGGGCGCGGGACGCACCGAGCTGGCCATGTCGGTGTTCGGGCGCTCGTACGGGAGTTACGTCGCCGGGGACGTGGAGGTGAACGGCACGGCGGTCCGCACGAGGACCGTTCCGGAGGCGGTCGCGGCGGGTATCGCGTACGTCACCGAGGACCGCAAGACGTACGGCCTGAACCTCATCGACACCATCAACCGCAACGTCTCGCTGGCCTCACTGCCCGGCATGGCGAAGCGCGGCATCGTCGACGAGCACCAGGAGCGCCTGGTCTCCGAGCGCTATCGCGCCTCGATGAACATCAAGGCGCCCACGGTCTTCGAGCAGGTGGGCCGGCTCTCCGGCGGCAACCAGCAGAAGGTCGTGCTGAGCAAGTGGATCCATGCCGACCCCGAGGTGCTGATCCTCGACGAGCCCACCCGGGGCATCGACGTCGGGGCGAAGTCCGAGATCTACGGCGTCATCGACCAGCTCGCCGCCGCCGGCAAGGCAGTGCTCTTCATCTCCTCGGAGCTGCCCGAACTCCTCGGCATGTGCGACCGGATCTACACGATGGCCGAAGGCCGGCTGACCGGTGAGGTCAACCGGGCCGATGCCACCCAGGAAGCCCTGATGCGCCGGATGACGCGCCAGACGTCAGAGAACAGAAGCTGA
- the mmsB gene encoding multiple monosaccharide ABC transporter permease has protein sequence MTTTTTPPKDVTSPSETPPALHVLAQSVRTNMRQYGMLIALVFIVVLFQIWTDGTLLLPNNVSNLIQQNGYILILAIGMMIVIIAGHIDLSVGSLVAFVGAMSAVMMVEHDMPWVLALVLCLLIGAVAGAWQGYFIAYLGIPSFIVTLAGMLLFRGLTQIVLGGQSLSPFPEGFQKIAKGFIPEMGPYTQYHNPTLLIGLATVVFLLVREGRDRKRQLAYELDVLPTGLWVLKCVAMTAAVIAFTLTLASFHGVPVVMLIMCALLLGLGYVMRNAVVGRHVYALGGNKAAAMLSGVRDKKVTFLVFVNMGVLAALAGCVYAARLNAGTPQAGLNFELEAIAAAFIGGASMSGGVGTVMGAVIGGLVLGVLNNGMSLVGIGTDYQQVIKGLVLLAAVGFDVWNKRKVGA, from the coding sequence ATGACGACCACGACCACACCACCCAAGGACGTCACCTCGCCGTCCGAGACACCGCCCGCCCTGCACGTGCTCGCGCAGAGCGTGCGGACGAACATGCGCCAGTACGGCATGCTCATCGCGCTCGTCTTCATCGTCGTGCTGTTCCAGATCTGGACCGACGGCACGCTGCTGCTGCCGAACAACGTCTCCAACCTGATCCAGCAGAACGGCTACATCCTCATCCTGGCCATCGGCATGATGATCGTGATCATCGCCGGCCACATCGATCTGTCCGTCGGCTCCCTGGTGGCCTTCGTCGGCGCCATGTCGGCGGTGATGATGGTCGAGCACGACATGCCATGGGTGCTCGCACTCGTGCTCTGTCTGCTGATAGGCGCGGTCGCCGGGGCCTGGCAGGGCTACTTCATCGCGTATCTGGGCATCCCGTCGTTCATCGTGACGCTGGCCGGGATGCTGCTCTTCCGGGGCCTGACGCAGATCGTGCTCGGGGGCCAGTCGCTGTCGCCGTTCCCGGAGGGCTTCCAGAAGATCGCCAAGGGCTTCATCCCGGAGATGGGCCCGTACACGCAGTACCACAACCCGACCCTCCTCATCGGTCTGGCCACCGTCGTCTTCCTGCTCGTTCGCGAGGGGCGGGACCGCAAGCGCCAGCTGGCGTACGAGCTGGACGTGCTGCCGACGGGACTGTGGGTGCTGAAGTGCGTGGCGATGACCGCCGCGGTCATCGCCTTCACCCTGACGCTCGCGAGCTTCCACGGGGTGCCGGTGGTCATGCTGATCATGTGCGCGCTGCTGCTCGGACTCGGTTACGTCATGCGCAACGCGGTCGTCGGGCGCCATGTGTACGCGCTCGGGGGCAACAAGGCCGCGGCGATGCTCTCCGGTGTCCGGGACAAGAAGGTCACCTTCCTCGTCTTCGTCAACATGGGCGTCCTCGCGGCGCTCGCCGGCTGCGTCTACGCGGCCCGGCTGAACGCGGGCACCCCGCAGGCGGGGCTCAACTTCGAACTGGAGGCGATCGCGGCGGCGTTCATCGGCGGCGCCTCGATGAGCGGCGGCGTGGGCACGGTGATGGGAGCCGTGATCGGCGGCCTGGTCCTCGGTGTCCTCAACAACGGGATGTCCCTGGTCGGCATCGGCACGGACTACCAGCAGGTCATCAAGGGGCTCGTCCTGCTCGCCGCGGTCGGCTTCGACGTCTGGAACAAGCGCAAGGTCGGCGCGTAG
- a CDS encoding organic hydroperoxide resistance protein: protein MTIQQIDVAYTAVATAENGRDGRVSTDDGNLDVVVNPPKAMGGSGAGTNPEQLFAAGYSACFQGALGVVARQEKADISGSTVTASVGIGKTEAGGFGLEVAITASIPNVDRATAQSLIEKAHQVCPYSSATRGNIKVELSAA, encoded by the coding sequence ATGACCATTCAGCAGATAGACGTCGCCTACACCGCGGTCGCCACGGCGGAGAACGGCCGCGACGGCCGTGTCTCCACCGACGACGGCAACCTCGACGTCGTCGTCAACCCGCCGAAGGCGATGGGCGGCAGCGGAGCGGGCACCAACCCGGAGCAGCTCTTCGCGGCCGGCTACAGCGCCTGCTTCCAGGGCGCCCTCGGTGTGGTCGCCCGGCAGGAGAAGGCCGACATCTCCGGGTCGACCGTGACCGCTTCGGTCGGCATCGGCAAGACCGAGGCCGGCGGCTTCGGCCTGGAGGTCGCGATCACCGCCTCCATCCCGAACGTCGACAGGGCCACGGCCCAGTCGCTGATCGAGAAGGCCCACCAGGTCTGCCCGTACTCCAGCGCGACCCGCGGCAACATCAAGGTCGAGCTGTCGGCTGCCTGA
- a CDS encoding NADP-dependent oxidoreductase, producing MSAALPTSSREWHLVRRPNGWPEAADFALREAPVTAPAEGRVLVRNLHFSVDPYMRGRMNDVKSYTPPFKLDHPMEGGAVGEVVASNAEGFAVGDHVLHGLGWREYADVPAKHAVKVDASLAPLSAYLGVLGMTGLTAYAGLFEVASFKEGDTVFVSGAAGAVGSQVGQLAKIKGAARVIGSAGSDEKVKLLVEEFGFDAAFNYKNGPVAQQLREAAPDGIDVYFDNVGGEHLEAALSSFNVHGRATICGMIAQYNATEPTPAPRNLALVIGKRLRLQGMLVGDHAALQPQFVQDVAGWLASGELKYQETAVEGIENGFEAFLGLMRGENTGKMIVSLV from the coding sequence ATGTCTGCAGCTCTCCCCACCTCCAGCCGTGAGTGGCACCTCGTTCGCCGTCCGAACGGCTGGCCCGAGGCCGCGGACTTCGCGCTGCGTGAGGCCCCCGTCACCGCCCCGGCCGAGGGCCGCGTCCTCGTCCGCAACCTGCACTTCTCGGTCGATCCCTACATGCGCGGCCGGATGAATGATGTGAAGTCGTACACCCCGCCCTTCAAGCTCGACCACCCCATGGAGGGCGGCGCGGTCGGCGAGGTCGTCGCCTCGAACGCCGAGGGCTTCGCCGTCGGCGACCACGTCCTGCACGGCCTCGGCTGGCGGGAGTACGCCGACGTCCCGGCCAAGCACGCCGTGAAGGTCGACGCCTCCCTGGCCCCGCTCTCCGCCTACCTCGGTGTGCTCGGCATGACCGGACTCACCGCCTACGCCGGTCTGTTCGAGGTCGCCTCCTTCAAGGAGGGCGACACCGTCTTCGTCTCCGGCGCGGCCGGTGCCGTCGGCAGCCAGGTCGGCCAGCTGGCGAAGATCAAGGGTGCCGCACGGGTCATCGGCTCGGCGGGCTCCGACGAGAAGGTCAAGCTCCTCGTCGAGGAGTTCGGCTTCGACGCCGCCTTCAACTACAAGAACGGCCCCGTCGCCCAGCAGCTGCGCGAGGCCGCCCCGGACGGGATCGACGTCTACTTCGACAACGTCGGCGGCGAGCACCTGGAGGCGGCGCTCTCCTCGTTCAACGTGCACGGCCGCGCCACCATCTGCGGAATGATCGCCCAGTACAACGCGACCGAGCCGACCCCCGCCCCGCGCAACCTCGCGCTGGTCATCGGCAAGCGGCTGCGTCTTCAGGGCATGCTCGTGGGCGACCACGCCGCGCTCCAGCCGCAGTTCGTGCAGGATGTCGCCGGCTGGCTGGCCTCCGGCGAGCTGAAGTACCAGGAGACGGCCGTCGAGGGCATCGAGAACGGCTTCGAAGCGTTCCTCGGCCTGATGCGCGGCGAGAACACCGGCAAGATGATCGTCTCGCTGGTCTGA
- a CDS encoding MarR family winged helix-turn-helix transcriptional regulator has translation MATPRTDPVTLEVVELIGTVVARYHEEYDRAAAAHSLTGAQARVLGLLSLEPMPMRKVARKLRCEPSNITGIVDRLEARGLVERRPDPADRRVKLAAPTEKGIGTARQLREALGFAREPLAELSEGERTVLRDLLRRMVGTEID, from the coding sequence ATGGCCACCCCGCGTACAGACCCCGTGACCCTCGAAGTGGTCGAGCTGATCGGCACCGTAGTGGCGCGCTACCACGAGGAGTACGACCGGGCAGCCGCCGCGCACTCACTGACCGGCGCGCAGGCCCGGGTGCTCGGGCTGCTCTCCCTGGAGCCGATGCCCATGCGGAAGGTCGCCCGGAAACTGCGGTGCGAGCCGTCGAACATCACCGGCATCGTGGACCGGCTGGAGGCCCGCGGCCTCGTGGAACGGCGGCCCGACCCGGCCGACCGGCGCGTGAAGCTCGCCGCCCCCACCGAGAAGGGCATCGGCACCGCGCGTCAGCTGCGCGAGGCCCTCGGCTTCGCCCGTGAGCCGCTCGCCGAGCTGTCGGAGGGCGAGCGGACGGTGCTGCGGGACCTGCTGCGCCGCATGGTGGGCACCGAGATCGACTGA
- a CDS encoding SCO2400 family protein, which produces MDYCRPCRRHLNGALACAGCGTPAEALGPYAVPAPSGYEPEPPGDTREPPVAGGRRRRAAEPARGRRAGHGAGERQGRGRRGHRRRGRKALFAALGVVLAVGALGVTRLATAPEGDSGAAEYVSESVTTAEPLPERPASDAPDGPGPVDSPTARPTASGRTAGSGEASGTAKASAAAPTAEPSGSASPAATSSPSGSASASVPPVPDDSGGSADPSGPAGETTRPAPPPPPAPTPEPTETCDWFLWWCT; this is translated from the coding sequence ATGGATTACTGCCGACCGTGCCGACGACACCTCAACGGCGCCCTGGCCTGCGCCGGTTGCGGAACCCCCGCCGAGGCGCTCGGCCCCTATGCCGTGCCCGCACCCTCCGGCTACGAACCGGAACCGCCGGGCGACACCCGCGAGCCCCCCGTGGCCGGAGGGCGCCGTCGGCGTGCCGCCGAGCCCGCACGCGGCCGGAGGGCCGGACACGGTGCGGGCGAGCGTCAGGGGCGGGGCCGGCGAGGTCACCGGCGACGGGGCCGTAAGGCGCTGTTCGCGGCGCTGGGGGTCGTGCTCGCGGTCGGCGCGCTCGGCGTGACCCGGCTGGCCACCGCACCGGAGGGCGACAGCGGCGCCGCCGAGTACGTGAGCGAGTCCGTCACGACCGCGGAGCCCCTGCCGGAACGGCCGGCGAGCGACGCGCCCGACGGCCCCGGACCGGTGGACAGCCCCACCGCACGTCCCACGGCCTCCGGCCGCACCGCGGGATCCGGCGAGGCGTCCGGCACCGCGAAGGCATCGGCCGCGGCGCCCACCGCCGAGCCCTCCGGCTCCGCCTCCCCGGCGGCCACTTCCTCGCCCTCCGGGTCCGCCTCGGCGAGCGTGCCGCCCGTCCCGGACGACTCCGGCGGCTCGGCCGACCCGTCCGGCCCGGCCGGTGAAACGACCCGGCCCGCACCGCCACCGCCTCCGGCCCCCACCCCGGAGCCGACCGAGACGTGCGACTGGTTCCTGTGGTGGTGCACGTGA
- a CDS encoding rod shape-determining protein, which yields MTVSLEQLRRCHIAVDLGAARTRVYVKGLGLVVDEPSVAAVNTRTGSLIAVGALAEQMTGRTPAYIRVARPVSGGTVVDIEMAQRMLRHLLGEKLRRQLRRKPRLRAAACTPHDSDPLAQRAAVETLVGLGARRVELVDTLIAAAVGCGLPVEQPTATMIMVCGAATTQIAVLSLGSIVTAVRIPVGGNAIDHAIIQHLRQQHELMLPSQSVRPLQLALSGNGLTLTGPALTEIHGRDVATGLARSVQVDTAAVRQAIHTPLTAVLDGLGKVLRDCPPDLVADLADRGIMMVGGSALLPGLDQMLRDATGMPVHIAERPDVCSVLGLGAMLDGKIQPMVLDPLAG from the coding sequence GTGACCGTCAGTCTTGAGCAGTTGCGCCGTTGCCACATCGCCGTCGATCTCGGGGCCGCGAGGACCCGTGTGTACGTCAAGGGGCTGGGGCTCGTCGTCGACGAGCCGAGTGTCGCCGCCGTGAACACCCGTACCGGTTCGCTCATCGCCGTCGGCGCGCTCGCCGAACAGATGACCGGCCGGACGCCCGCCTACATCCGGGTGGCCCGCCCGGTCTCCGGTGGAACCGTCGTCGACATCGAGATGGCCCAGCGCATGCTGCGTCATCTGCTCGGCGAGAAGCTCCGCCGCCAGCTGCGCCGCAAGCCCCGGCTGCGGGCCGCCGCCTGCACCCCGCACGACAGTGATCCGCTCGCCCAGCGCGCCGCCGTCGAGACCCTGGTCGGGCTCGGTGCCCGGCGGGTCGAACTCGTCGACACCCTGATCGCGGCGGCCGTCGGCTGCGGACTCCCCGTGGAGCAGCCGACCGCCACCATGATCATGGTGTGCGGGGCGGCCACCACCCAGATCGCGGTGCTCTCGCTCGGGTCGATCGTGACCGCCGTACGGATTCCGGTCGGCGGCAACGCCATCGACCACGCGATCATCCAGCACCTGCGCCAGCAGCACGAGCTGATGCTCCCGAGCCAGTCCGTGCGCCCCCTGCAACTGGCGCTCAGCGGCAACGGGCTGACGCTCACGGGCCCCGCGCTGACCGAGATCCACGGCCGCGACGTGGCCACCGGTCTGGCCCGCTCGGTGCAGGTCGACACCGCCGCCGTACGGCAGGCCATCCACACCCCTCTCACGGCGGTGCTGGACGGGCTCGGCAAGGTCCTGCGCGACTGCCCGCCCGATCTGGTGGCCGACCTCGCGGACCGCGGCATCATGATGGTCGGCGGCAGCGCGCTGCTGCCCGGCCTCGACCAGATGCTGCGCGACGCGACGGGCATGCCCGTGCACATCGCCGAACGGCCCGACGTATGCTCCGTGCTCGGTCTCGGCGCCATGCTGGACGGCAAGATCCAGCCGATGGTCCTCGACCCGCTCGCCGGCTGA
- a CDS encoding GAF domain-containing sensor histidine kinase: protein MPRECTAQDTELVTKRNSGQDEDAGAGVRRAAAPRLPELLEAVLSVGSDLDQRATLQQIVDTATALTGARYGALGVLDPVRDRITELYTAGLTEAERLRIGRLPHGHNGVIGLLVDDPQPLRCEDLSTDPRAFGVPPGHPPMHSFLGVPIRVDTEVFGNLYLADKRSGGFDATDTGLLRVLAAQAGIALGNARLYETARQRERWIAGAAAVTTALLTRADATDALTTVAEQARVLAGASAGVILQPTPEGGMEIVTASTPGDPTAIVGTVIEPGSPVLVQLLGGEPVYIDDSASDPRMTTPVRSRFGPSMMLPLQSGGRLIGTLALPRGRGAPPYSAVERTLASQFASHAALALVLADSQHNREQLAVYEDRDRIARDLHDLVVQRLFATEMMLESTRRRGTAPETDELLGRAVDELDSTIQEVRTTIFALQQPPAEAPTTFRGRVLRETGGAAAVLGFQPSVHFTGAVDALVGEPVATDLLAVLRGALAAAHRRAGVSGIEVEVDATVRPPAGGAAVRLVVADDGREADGTRSPTVTWQAPL from the coding sequence ATGCCCCGGGAATGCACAGCACAGGACACGGAGCTGGTCACGAAGCGGAACTCCGGGCAGGACGAGGACGCGGGTGCCGGTGTGCGGCGCGCCGCGGCGCCCCGGCTGCCCGAGCTGCTGGAGGCGGTGCTCAGCGTCGGCTCCGATCTCGACCAGCGCGCCACGCTCCAGCAGATCGTGGACACCGCCACCGCGCTGACCGGCGCGCGCTACGGGGCGCTCGGCGTCCTGGACCCGGTGCGCGACCGCATCACCGAGCTGTACACGGCCGGCCTCACCGAAGCGGAACGGCTGCGCATCGGCCGGCTCCCGCACGGTCACAACGGCGTCATCGGGCTGCTCGTCGACGACCCGCAGCCGCTGCGCTGCGAGGACCTGAGCACCGATCCGCGCGCCTTCGGCGTCCCGCCGGGCCATCCTCCGATGCACTCCTTCCTCGGGGTCCCGATCCGGGTGGACACCGAGGTGTTCGGCAATCTCTATCTGGCGGACAAGCGCTCCGGCGGCTTCGACGCCACGGACACGGGACTGCTGAGGGTCCTCGCCGCCCAGGCGGGCATCGCGCTCGGCAACGCCCGGCTGTACGAGACGGCCCGCCAGCGGGAGCGCTGGATCGCGGGGGCCGCCGCCGTCACCACGGCGCTGCTGACCCGCGCCGACGCCACGGACGCCCTGACGACCGTCGCCGAGCAGGCCAGGGTGCTGGCCGGGGCATCGGCCGGGGTGATCCTCCAGCCGACGCCGGAGGGCGGGATGGAGATCGTCACGGCCTCCACCCCCGGGGACCCGACCGCCATCGTCGGTACGGTCATCGAGCCCGGCTCCCCCGTCCTCGTACAGCTCCTGGGCGGCGAACCCGTCTACATCGACGACTCGGCGTCCGATCCCCGGATGACGACGCCGGTACGGTCCCGGTTCGGCCCCAGCATGATGCTGCCGCTGCAGAGCGGGGGCCGCCTCATCGGCACCCTCGCCCTGCCCCGGGGGCGCGGTGCGCCCCCGTATTCGGCGGTGGAGCGGACGCTCGCCTCGCAGTTCGCCTCGCACGCCGCACTGGCCCTGGTCCTGGCGGACTCCCAGCACAACAGGGAGCAGCTCGCGGTGTACGAGGACCGCGACCGGATCGCCCGTGACCTGCACGATCTGGTCGTCCAGCGGCTGTTCGCGACCGAGATGATGCTGGAGTCGACGCGCCGCCGGGGCACCGCCCCGGAAACCGACGAACTGCTCGGCAGGGCCGTGGACGAGCTGGACTCCACGATCCAGGAGGTCCGGACCACGATCTTCGCCCTCCAGCAGCCGCCCGCCGAGGCGCCCACCACCTTCCGGGGCCGGGTCCTGCGCGAGACGGGGGGCGCGGCGGCGGTGCTCGGCTTTCAGCCGTCGGTGCACTTCACGGGGGCCGTGGACGCGCTCGTCGGGGAGCCCGTCGCCACGGACCTCCTCGCCGTGCTGCGCGGCGCCCTGGCCGCCGCGCACCGGCGGGCCGGGGTCTCCGGCATCGAGGTCGAGGTGGACGCGACGGTGCGTCCGCCCGCCGGCGGCGCTGCGGTGCGGCTCGTGGTCGCCGACGACGGGCGCGAGGCGGACGGCACGCGGTCGCCGACCGTCACCTGGCAGGCGCCGCTCTGA